A single window of Tumebacillus sp. BK434 DNA harbors:
- a CDS encoding RsmB/NOP family class I SAM-dependent RNA methyltransferase, producing MRTIYPEAFLTRMQELLGDEYAAFRETLDRPSVQGLRVNTLKTSAEQLLQLAPFHLEPVPWVPGGFYFEAPERPGKHPYHAAGIYYIQEPSAMSVAEVLKPQPGDRVLDLCAAPGGKSTHLAALLQGTGLLVSNEPHPQRAKILSENIERCGVQNALVTSEMPDRLAERFPAFFDKILVDAPCSGEGMFRKDPDACGEWSPGHVTACALRQLDILDAAAQMLRAGGTLVYSTCTFAPAENEGLIEAFLQKYAEFEVLAIHTFDHFAPGRPEWADAGRADLAKTARLWPHRLRGEGHYVAHLRKTDGEPAPRRKEVKPVKLPAEALKSYRQFAEEALHSTPEGEFLLFGDNLYLVPSGLPDLKGLKVVRPGWHLGTLKKNRFEPSHALALGLPAQAIRHTVPLTADSPQTLQYLRGETVAADSARGWVVLTVDGFPLGWGKQSGGVVKNHYPKGLRWP from the coding sequence GTGCGGACGATATATCCGGAAGCTTTTTTGACGCGCATGCAGGAGCTGTTGGGCGATGAATACGCAGCGTTTCGCGAAACGCTCGATCGTCCTTCCGTACAGGGATTGCGCGTAAATACGTTAAAAACAAGCGCTGAGCAGTTGTTGCAGCTCGCGCCGTTTCATCTGGAGCCGGTGCCGTGGGTGCCGGGCGGGTTTTATTTCGAAGCGCCGGAGCGGCCGGGAAAACATCCCTACCATGCGGCCGGCATCTACTATATTCAAGAGCCGTCCGCGATGTCGGTCGCCGAAGTGCTCAAGCCGCAGCCAGGCGACCGCGTGCTCGATCTGTGTGCCGCTCCGGGCGGGAAATCGACGCACCTCGCCGCCCTTTTGCAAGGGACGGGGCTGCTCGTGTCCAATGAGCCGCATCCGCAGCGGGCGAAGATCCTCTCCGAAAACATCGAGCGGTGCGGCGTGCAAAATGCGCTCGTCACAAGCGAGATGCCCGACCGGCTCGCCGAGCGCTTCCCCGCTTTTTTTGACAAGATATTGGTCGATGCGCCGTGCTCGGGCGAAGGCATGTTCCGCAAAGACCCCGATGCCTGCGGAGAATGGAGTCCGGGGCATGTCACCGCCTGTGCACTGCGCCAGCTCGACATCTTGGATGCGGCCGCCCAAATGCTTCGCGCGGGCGGGACGCTGGTGTACTCGACCTGCACGTTTGCGCCCGCGGAAAACGAAGGGCTGATCGAAGCGTTTTTGCAGAAGTATGCGGAGTTTGAAGTGCTGGCCATTCACACGTTCGACCACTTTGCGCCGGGCCGCCCGGAGTGGGCCGACGCAGGCCGGGCCGATCTGGCCAAGACGGCCCGCCTGTGGCCGCATCGCCTGCGCGGGGAAGGGCATTATGTGGCGCATCTGCGCAAGACGGATGGCGAGCCGGCCCCGCGCCGCAAAGAGGTCAAGCCGGTCAAGCTTCCGGCGGAGGCGCTGAAAAGCTACCGGCAGTTTGCCGAAGAAGCGTTGCACAGCACCCCGGAAGGCGAATTTCTGCTCTTCGGGGACAACCTCTATCTCGTGCCAAGCGGGCTGCCCGACCTCAAGGGGCTGAAAGTGGTGCGTCCGGGCTGGCACTTGGGAACGCTGAAGAAGAATCGCTTCGAGCCGAGCCATGCCCTCGCGCTGGGCCTCCCTGCACAAGCAATACGCCACACGGTGCCGCTGACGGCCGACAGCCCGCAGACGCTGCAGTATCTGCGCGGCGAGACGGTCGCGGCGGACAGCGCCAGAGGCTGGGTTGTGCTCACCGTGGACGGGTTTCCGCTCGGCTGGGGTAAACAGTCCGGCGGCGTGGTGAAGAATCACTACCCGAAAGGCCTGCGCTGGCCGTAA
- a CDS encoding ABC transporter permease, translating to MRNLYQLTRNETLKVLRKKRFLVVMLILAVLIPLFAYGQYHDQQKMKAQTGVTDWRAELGKEITETERRLANPTLDEARRTQMTLRIEQNKYYLDRDINPSEPGATTFARIFMQFGISLFLPLLVIVIATDIVSSEHQDGTIKLLLTRPVKRWRILMSKYLTLLIFTTLTVLAMGVLSFLISGIFFGYRGWDAPMLTGFSIVNGTLDADNVRVIPHWHLLLMNYGLGWIAAIAVATLSFMVSVLVRGTATGMGVMLAVLIGGSIMVQLATDFPLTKYVFTTHLNLAGYINGAPPAVDGLTLGYSLAVLAVWSAASLAVSFASFTKRDVLA from the coding sequence TTGCGTAACCTCTATCAGTTGACACGCAACGAGACGCTGAAGGTGCTGCGCAAAAAGCGCTTCCTCGTCGTCATGCTGATCCTCGCCGTGCTGATTCCGCTGTTTGCCTATGGGCAATATCACGATCAGCAGAAGATGAAGGCCCAAACCGGCGTCACCGACTGGCGCGCTGAGCTTGGCAAGGAGATCACCGAGACGGAGCGCCGCCTCGCCAACCCGACGCTCGACGAGGCGCGCCGCACGCAGATGACCCTGCGGATTGAACAGAACAAATACTATCTGGACCGCGACATCAACCCGTCCGAACCGGGCGCGACAACGTTTGCGCGGATCTTCATGCAGTTTGGCATCTCCTTGTTCCTGCCCCTGCTCGTCATCGTCATCGCGACCGACATCGTGTCGTCGGAGCATCAGGACGGGACGATCAAGCTGCTGCTCACGAGGCCGGTCAAGCGCTGGCGGATCTTGATGAGCAAGTATTTGACGCTGCTGATCTTCACCACGCTGACGGTGCTGGCGATGGGCGTGCTATCCTTCCTGATCTCCGGGATCTTCTTCGGCTACCGGGGCTGGGATGCGCCGATGCTGACCGGCTTCAGCATCGTCAACGGCACGCTGGATGCGGATAACGTGCGGGTGATCCCGCATTGGCACCTGCTCCTGATGAACTATGGGCTGGGCTGGATCGCGGCGATCGCCGTGGCGACCTTGTCGTTCATGGTCTCCGTGCTGGTGCGCGGCACGGCGACCGGCATGGGCGTGATGCTCGCCGTGCTGATCGGCGGCAGCATCATGGTTCAGCTGGCGACCGATTTCCCGCTGACCAAATATGTCTTCACCACCCACCTCAACCTCGCCGGCTACATCAACGGCGCGCCGCCTGCCGTCGACGGCTTGACGCTCGGCTACTCGCTGGCCGTGCTGGCGGTCTGGTCGGCTGCGTCGCTGGCTGTGTCATTTGCTTCGTTTACGAAGCGGGATGTGTTGGCTTAA
- the serS gene encoding serine--tRNA ligase has translation MLDIRYIRENPEMVQQVAKQKGIEVSIDGLLTFDVERRRILQELEQYRMQRNQLSQMMPQLAKQGKKDEMEQTKEQVRKINADITLLESSLNDVEANLRELMLRVPNIISPDTPIGESDADNVEVRRVGDVPVFDFEPLDHVALGEKYDLFDIPRGVKVAGTRNYYLKGIGAYLHRAVQSLAIDLLTDRGFTVVDVPVMLREEMFTNTGFFPLGLDQTYALEDNKYLVGTSEVPLVSYYSGETVDVEEPIRFAGVSNCFRSEAGSAGRDVRGLYRVHQFAKVEQVVLCKNDPEVSEAILQTITKNAEDLLQLLELPYRVVSVCTGDIGQGVYKKYDIETWMPSRESYGETQSASNLHEFQARRSNIRFRDENGQLQFCHTLNNTAVATPRILIPLLENHQRQDGSIYIPKALRKYMNGVEEIRPK, from the coding sequence ATGTTGGACATTCGCTACATTCGCGAGAATCCGGAAATGGTGCAGCAGGTCGCGAAGCAAAAAGGCATCGAGGTGTCGATCGACGGCTTGCTGACGTTTGACGTCGAGCGCCGCCGCATCCTGCAGGAGTTGGAGCAGTACCGCATGCAGCGCAACCAGCTGTCGCAGATGATGCCGCAGCTGGCGAAACAAGGCAAGAAAGACGAGATGGAGCAGACCAAAGAGCAGGTGCGCAAGATCAACGCGGACATCACCTTGCTGGAGAGCTCCTTGAACGACGTGGAAGCGAACTTGCGCGAACTGATGCTGCGTGTGCCGAACATCATCTCGCCGGACACGCCGATCGGCGAATCGGACGCCGACAACGTGGAAGTGCGCCGGGTCGGTGACGTGCCGGTGTTCGACTTTGAGCCGCTCGACCATGTGGCGCTCGGGGAAAAATACGACCTGTTCGATATCCCGCGCGGGGTGAAGGTCGCAGGCACGCGCAACTATTATTTGAAAGGCATCGGCGCCTACCTGCACCGTGCGGTGCAGTCGCTGGCGATCGACCTGCTGACCGACCGCGGCTTTACGGTGGTTGACGTGCCGGTGATGTTGCGCGAAGAGATGTTCACCAACACCGGCTTCTTCCCGCTGGGTCTGGACCAGACTTATGCGCTGGAAGACAACAAGTACCTCGTCGGCACGTCGGAAGTGCCGCTCGTCTCCTACTACAGCGGCGAGACGGTCGATGTCGAGGAGCCGATCCGCTTTGCCGGCGTCTCGAACTGCTTCCGCAGCGAAGCCGGTTCGGCGGGCCGCGATGTGCGCGGGCTGTACCGCGTGCACCAGTTCGCCAAAGTCGAGCAGGTGGTGCTCTGCAAAAACGACCCGGAAGTGTCGGAAGCGATCCTGCAGACGATCACGAAAAATGCGGAAGACCTGCTGCAACTGCTGGAACTGCCGTACCGCGTGGTCAGCGTCTGCACCGGCGACATCGGGCAAGGCGTGTACAAAAAGTACGACATCGAGACGTGGATGCCGAGCCGGGAGAGCTACGGCGAAACGCAGTCGGCGTCCAACCTGCACGAGTTCCAGGCGCGCCGCTCGAACATCCGCTTCCGCGATGAAAACGGGCAGCTGCAGTTCTGCCACACCTTGAACAACACAGCGGTGGCGACTCCGCGCATCCTGATCCCGCTCCTGGAAAACCACCAGCGCCAAGACGGCTCGATCTACATCCCGAAAGCGTTGCGCAAGTACATGAACGGCGTGGAAGAAATCCGCCCGAAATAA
- a CDS encoding ABC transporter ATP-binding protein, translating into MPVALSVRKLQKTIRGRNIVKNITFDVFEGEVFGFLGPNGAGKTTTIRMIVGLIKPTAGEVLIGGHDVQKNFIEAMRCVGCIVENPELYKYMTGWQNLEHFARMLDLPDERIEEVVKLVRMDGRIHDKVKTYSLGMRQRLGIAQALLANPKLLILDEPTNGLDPAGIRELREFIRRLAREEGLAVFVSSHMLAEVQMMCDRVAILSHGEILKVATVEEIVHTGTNRVEWTVDDREQACELIAAEVGAAQVERLGENKIVAVLTTDQTALVNQQLINAGIKLYGVQVQGQLEELFLEITGGDSIA; encoded by the coding sequence ATTCCTGTCGCGCTGTCTGTCCGCAAGCTGCAAAAGACGATCCGCGGCCGCAACATCGTCAAAAACATCACGTTTGATGTGTTCGAAGGCGAAGTGTTTGGCTTCCTCGGCCCGAACGGTGCGGGCAAGACGACCACGATCCGCATGATCGTCGGCCTGATCAAGCCGACGGCAGGCGAAGTCCTGATCGGCGGCCATGATGTGCAGAAAAACTTCATCGAAGCGATGCGCTGTGTCGGCTGCATCGTCGAGAATCCCGAATTGTATAAGTACATGACCGGCTGGCAGAACCTTGAACATTTTGCCCGCATGCTCGATCTGCCCGATGAGCGCATCGAAGAAGTGGTCAAGCTGGTGCGCATGGACGGGCGGATTCATGACAAAGTGAAAACGTATTCGCTCGGCATGCGCCAGCGCCTCGGCATCGCGCAGGCGCTGCTCGCCAACCCGAAGCTGCTGATCCTGGACGAGCCGACCAACGGGCTCGACCCGGCGGGGATTCGCGAGCTGCGCGAGTTCATCCGCCGCCTGGCGCGGGAGGAAGGCCTCGCCGTCTTCGTCTCCTCGCACATGCTGGCCGAAGTCCAGATGATGTGCGACCGCGTCGCCATCCTCTCGCACGGCGAGATCTTAAAGGTGGCGACCGTCGAAGAGATCGTCCACACCGGCACCAACCGCGTCGAGTGGACGGTCGATGACCGCGAGCAGGCCTGTGAGCTGATCGCAGCGGAAGTTGGCGCCGCACAGGTCGAGCGGCTCGGCGAAAACAAGATCGTCGCCGTGCTGACCACCGACCAGACGGCGCTCGTCAATCAGCAGTTGATCAATGCCGGCATCAAGCTGTACGGCGTGCAGGTGCAGGGGCAGTTGGAAGAACTGTTCCTCGAGATCACGGGAGGTGATTCGATTGCGTAA
- the pabA gene encoding aminodeoxychorismate/anthranilate synthase component II, which yields MILMIDNYDSFVYNLVQYLGEMGHELVVRRNDGISVEEIAALNPRVIVISPGPCSPNEAGVSLEVIRTFAGKIPLLGVCLGHQSIAQAFGGHVVRAEQLMHGKTSRIEHDGQTMFAGLPSPLTVCRYHSLIVERETLPECFEISAWTEAGEIMAIRHKELAVEGVQFHPEAILTEHGKQMLRNFLERQGLVCSSI from the coding sequence ATGATCCTGATGATCGACAACTATGATTCGTTTGTGTACAACCTCGTGCAATACTTGGGCGAGATGGGCCATGAGCTGGTCGTCCGCCGCAATGACGGCATCTCCGTCGAGGAGATCGCCGCGCTGAATCCCCGCGTGATCGTCATCTCCCCCGGGCCGTGCTCGCCGAACGAAGCGGGCGTGTCCTTGGAGGTGATCCGCACCTTTGCCGGCAAAATTCCCTTGCTCGGCGTCTGCCTTGGGCACCAGTCGATCGCGCAGGCGTTTGGCGGCCATGTGGTGCGGGCCGAGCAGCTGATGCATGGGAAAACGTCGCGGATCGAGCATGACGGGCAGACGATGTTTGCCGGGCTGCCCTCGCCGCTTACCGTATGCCGCTACCATTCGCTGATCGTCGAGCGCGAGACGCTGCCGGAGTGTTTTGAGATCTCGGCATGGACGGAAGCGGGCGAGATCATGGCGATCCGCCACAAGGAGCTGGCGGTGGAAGGCGTGCAGTTCCACCCAGAGGCGATCTTGACCGAGCACGGCAAGCAGATGCTGCGCAACTTTTTGGAAAGGCAGGGGCTGGTATGCTCGTCTATCTAA
- a CDS encoding GDSL-type esterase/lipase family protein, protein MKKKRSFLWGSVVTLALASAAVLSAGFILALSEPGEAASTLQSHPASTAQQEAQPAVAVDKKADDPLLIVAIGDSLTKGIGDTSGKGYVGNLKSRLEAAGQKVNVQNLGISGLESTELVKSVQNPGVQQYFQDAELIMVSIGGNDITHSIGGVDKLIGAKGVDENTILETQAAYTKNVQEVLASIRKSNAKTPVIVLGLYNPFEGLFEDQGKSDQLLLDWNENLRKVAQAYPHVKVVPMFDLFQWNNSTLLSYDHFHPNNEGYAKMAERIYSGLPKEFLK, encoded by the coding sequence ATGAAGAAAAAACGTTCTTTTTTATGGGGCAGCGTCGTCACGTTGGCACTGGCCAGTGCAGCGGTCCTCAGCGCCGGATTCATCCTTGCGCTCTCCGAGCCCGGCGAGGCAGCATCCACGCTGCAGTCCCATCCGGCTTCCACGGCGCAGCAAGAGGCCCAGCCTGCCGTCGCCGTCGACAAGAAGGCGGATGATCCACTGCTGATCGTCGCGATCGGCGATTCCTTGACCAAAGGCATCGGCGACACGTCGGGCAAAGGATATGTCGGGAATTTGAAATCACGCCTTGAGGCGGCCGGACAGAAGGTCAACGTCCAGAACCTCGGTATCAGCGGACTCGAATCGACCGAGCTGGTGAAGTCGGTGCAGAATCCGGGCGTGCAGCAATATTTTCAAGATGCAGAACTGATCATGGTCTCCATCGGAGGCAATGACATTACACACTCCATCGGCGGAGTGGATAAACTGATCGGCGCTAAAGGCGTCGATGAGAACACCATTTTGGAAACGCAGGCGGCATACACGAAAAACGTGCAGGAAGTGCTGGCTTCGATCCGCAAAAGCAACGCAAAGACGCCGGTCATCGTCTTGGGCTTGTACAACCCGTTCGAAGGGCTGTTCGAAGATCAAGGCAAGTCGGACCAGCTGCTGCTCGACTGGAACGAGAACCTGCGCAAAGTCGCGCAAGCTTATCCGCATGTCAAAGTGGTGCCGATGTTCGACCTGTTCCAATGGAACAACAGCACGTTGCTGTCCTACGACCATTTCCACCCGAACAACGAAGGATATGCGAAGATGGCGGAGCGGATTTACAGCGGCTTGCCAAAAGAGTTTTTGAAATAG
- a CDS encoding aminotransferase class IV gives MLVYLNGRIVPAEEATVSVLDHGFLYGAGLFETMRTAGGVPMFWPEHACRLRESAAWLSIPLPWSDAELERAIVETVRANGLEEAYVRLTVSRGEGALGPSGKTCAAPTLVIYVKELVLPPVTGRNLVVLTTVRSTPETPVRAKTLNYLNSLLAYRELEQRGAAEGIQLTQDGYIAEGAVSNLFFVVQGEIWTPALETGCLPGITRDWVLQQLPVMEKRFTLADIAGATEAFTSSSVVGILPATAIEGVPIGSGEPGPVTLQLIENWKKNT, from the coding sequence ATGCTCGTCTATCTAAACGGTCGCATCGTTCCGGCGGAGGAAGCGACCGTGTCCGTCTTGGACCATGGCTTCCTGTACGGGGCGGGGCTGTTTGAAACGATGCGCACCGCGGGCGGTGTTCCGATGTTCTGGCCGGAGCACGCCTGCCGCCTGCGCGAATCGGCCGCGTGGCTGAGCATTCCGCTTCCGTGGAGCGATGCGGAGCTGGAGAGGGCGATTGTGGAGACCGTGCGGGCAAACGGTCTGGAGGAAGCGTACGTCCGTCTCACCGTCTCGCGCGGAGAAGGGGCGCTCGGCCCCAGCGGCAAGACGTGCGCGGCGCCGACGCTGGTCATCTATGTAAAAGAGCTCGTCCTGCCGCCCGTGACAGGGCGCAATCTGGTCGTATTGACAACGGTTCGCAGCACTCCGGAAACGCCGGTGCGGGCGAAGACGCTCAACTACCTGAACAGCCTGCTCGCCTATCGTGAACTCGAGCAGCGCGGTGCAGCAGAAGGGATTCAACTCACCCAGGACGGGTATATCGCCGAAGGTGCGGTCAGCAACCTCTTCTTCGTCGTGCAGGGTGAAATCTGGACGCCTGCGCTCGAGACAGGCTGCCTGCCGGGCATCACGCGCGACTGGGTGCTGCAGCAGTTGCCAGTGATGGAGAAGCGTTTCACGCTCGCGGACATCGCGGGCGCCACCGAAGCATTCACCAGCTCATCTGTCGTCGGGATTCTCCCGGCCACAGCCATAGAAGGCGTGCCGATCGGCTCTGGAGAGCCCGGCCCGGTGACCCTGCAACTCATCGAAAACTGGAAGAAAAATACTTGA
- a CDS encoding U32 family peptidase, with amino-acid sequence MNQNLRREDIELLAPAGNWEAMRAAVANGANAVYFGVEKFNARARANNFLMEELPEIMEFLHMYGVKGFLTFNILVFENELEDAKELIDACIDAGVDAVIVQDLGLVKMIREISPDFPIHGSTQMTITSSEAVEFTKPYDMERVVLGRENSLKHIQKIASETGSELEVFVHGALCVSYSGQCLTSEMWGGRSANRGECAQACRLPYDMIVDNEHKDMGNIAYVLSPKDLSALELVPELIEAGVTSFKIEGRLKAAEYVANVTAKYRKAIDAYFAGADYDPQIIDIAELEQSFSRGFTHGFLSGTNHQQLVDGTFPKKRGVFLGNVKKIFRDAILVDLQAPLKRGDGIVFDAGDPTQDEEGGRVYDLRIKGQKIEGKVEAGMYEIVMGRHDVDLSRINVGDKVWRTSDPELDRRLRKTFETEKPYHTFPVNVSVYGSIGQPLMTIWTDVNTGHEVTISSDKPAEAAMKRPLNDEVLRDQLGRLGGTVYHLGDLSLDLTGDLIVPMSELNRMRRDAAEQLLALRVAPRQYQKRDIDVYADTAAADPANGAEASLIALCRSLEQIEAAGKTDVDYIYADFEFVRDYPKAVESARQAGKKIALATPRILMPGERGILLNIIKAQPDGILIRNTGAAYFFEQERPEGIELIGDFSLNIANHKAVNLFLDRGMKRVTASYDLNTEQMVDLLSQSDASKIEVVIHQHMPMFHTEHCVYATFLSEGTDYTNCGQVCEKHRVSLRDRVDFEHPVRVDTGCRNTVYNAVDQSGAEFLQEFLEYGVNTYRVEFLEEDGGRVQEVLKLYRQALQGEVTGTHVWRTLNATNQLGVTRGQLTKTGITRG; translated from the coding sequence ATGAATCAAAACTTGAGACGTGAAGACATCGAGCTTCTCGCGCCTGCAGGCAACTGGGAAGCGATGCGTGCAGCTGTGGCCAACGGGGCGAACGCCGTCTATTTCGGCGTCGAAAAGTTTAACGCCCGCGCCCGGGCGAACAACTTCTTGATGGAAGAGCTGCCGGAGATCATGGAGTTCTTACATATGTACGGTGTGAAGGGCTTTCTGACCTTCAACATCCTCGTCTTTGAAAATGAGCTGGAAGACGCCAAAGAACTGATCGATGCCTGCATCGACGCCGGGGTAGACGCGGTGATCGTGCAAGACCTCGGCCTGGTCAAGATGATCCGCGAGATCTCGCCCGACTTCCCGATCCACGGATCGACGCAGATGACGATCACCTCTTCGGAAGCGGTGGAGTTCACCAAGCCCTACGACATGGAGCGCGTCGTCCTCGGCCGCGAGAACTCGCTCAAGCACATCCAAAAGATCGCGTCCGAAACGGGCAGCGAACTGGAAGTGTTCGTGCACGGCGCTTTGTGCGTCTCCTACTCCGGCCAGTGCCTGACCTCGGAGATGTGGGGCGGCCGCTCCGCCAACCGCGGCGAATGCGCACAGGCCTGCCGCCTGCCGTATGACATGATCGTCGACAACGAGCACAAAGACATGGGCAACATCGCCTACGTCCTGTCGCCGAAAGACCTGTCCGCGCTGGAACTGGTGCCGGAGCTGATCGAAGCGGGCGTGACTTCCTTCAAGATCGAAGGCCGTTTGAAAGCTGCCGAATACGTGGCGAACGTCACCGCGAAGTACCGCAAGGCGATCGATGCTTATTTTGCCGGGGCGGACTACGACCCGCAGATCATCGACATCGCGGAGCTGGAGCAAAGCTTCTCGCGCGGCTTCACGCACGGCTTCCTCTCCGGCACCAACCACCAGCAGCTCGTCGACGGCACGTTCCCGAAAAAGCGCGGCGTGTTCCTCGGCAACGTGAAAAAAATCTTCCGCGACGCGATCCTCGTCGATCTGCAAGCGCCGCTGAAGCGCGGCGACGGCATCGTGTTTGACGCGGGCGACCCGACCCAGGACGAAGAGGGCGGACGCGTCTATGACCTGCGGATCAAAGGGCAGAAGATCGAAGGCAAAGTCGAAGCGGGCATGTACGAGATCGTCATGGGCCGCCATGACGTCGACCTGAGCCGGATCAACGTCGGCGACAAAGTGTGGCGCACCTCCGACCCTGAGCTGGACCGCCGCCTGCGCAAGACGTTTGAAACGGAAAAGCCGTACCACACCTTCCCGGTCAACGTCTCCGTGTACGGCAGCATCGGGCAGCCGCTGATGACGATCTGGACGGACGTCAACACCGGCCATGAAGTCACGATCTCCTCGGACAAACCGGCCGAAGCGGCGATGAAGCGCCCGCTGAACGATGAAGTGCTGCGCGATCAGCTCGGTCGTCTCGGCGGCACCGTCTACCACCTCGGCGACCTGTCGCTCGACCTCACAGGCGATCTGATCGTGCCGATGTCGGAGCTGAACCGCATGCGCCGTGACGCGGCCGAACAGCTGCTGGCGCTGCGCGTAGCACCGCGCCAGTATCAAAAGCGTGACATCGACGTCTACGCCGACACGGCGGCTGCCGATCCGGCCAACGGCGCCGAAGCCAGCCTGATCGCGCTGTGCCGCTCCTTGGAGCAGATCGAAGCGGCAGGCAAGACCGATGTCGATTATATCTACGCCGACTTTGAATTTGTCCGCGACTATCCGAAAGCGGTCGAGTCGGCGCGCCAAGCGGGCAAGAAGATCGCCCTCGCCACCCCGCGCATCCTGATGCCGGGCGAGCGCGGCATCCTGCTCAACATCATTAAGGCCCAGCCGGACGGGATCTTGATCCGCAACACCGGCGCTGCCTATTTCTTCGAGCAGGAGCGCCCGGAAGGCATCGAGCTGATCGGCGACTTTTCGCTGAACATCGCCAACCACAAAGCGGTCAACCTGTTTCTCGATCGCGGCATGAAGCGCGTCACCGCCTCCTACGACCTGAACACCGAGCAGATGGTCGACCTGCTCTCTCAGTCGGACGCCAGCAAGATCGAAGTGGTCATTCACCAGCACATGCCGATGTTCCACACCGAGCACTGCGTGTATGCGACCTTCCTGTCGGAAGGCACCGACTACACCAACTGCGGACAAGTCTGCGAGAAGCACCGCGTTTCGCTGCGCGACCGCGTCGATTTTGAACATCCGGTTCGCGTCGACACCGGCTGCCGCAACACCGTTTACAACGCGGTCGACCAGTCCGGGGCCGAATTCCTCCAAGAGTTCCTCGAATACGGCGTGAACACCTACCGCGTCGAGTTCCTCGAAGAGGACGGCGGACGCGTGCAGGAAGTGCTGAAACTGTACCGCCAAGCCCTGCAAGGCGAAGTGACCGGCACCCACGTCTGGCGCACGCTGAACGCCACCAACCAGCTCGGCGTCACGCGCGGCCAGCTGACGAAGACGGGCATCACGCGCGGCTAA
- the pabB gene encoding aminodeoxychorismate synthase, component I — protein sequence MKTEQLQTYRAAGYRLLPVKRTYDGVTLDPAEIYERLGWQGKHHFLLESGKMGDFSFVGGEPFATLTAKDGRIEFVHGEHREERTGDPLEMLREKMALFRAPRLAGFPKLRGGAVGFLAYDTARYIERLPEQSRDDLGTPDLYFVFVDKLCVIDHRNGTVHLIAHADLQAEDGLAQAEASLAEMEQKLFHGASQAPLFPVLTAQEDWSYSFSQEAFQQAVLNVQEYIRQGDVFQVNLSVRQGRTLGAAPYEIYKHLRKINPSPYASYLHFPELQLVSSSPELLVNVLQGECNTRPIAGTRPRTGDAVQDRQAVEELRSNEKEIAEHIMLVDLERNDLGRVCRYGSVEVNELMAIEEYSHVFHIVSNVRGQLADGRDAYDVIRATFPGGTITGAPKIRTMEIIEELEPTRRGIYTGSIGWIDFDGDMELNIVIRTLQVQDGKGYVQAGAGIVIDSVPEREYHESLRKAKALWVAIEQAEQAAQKGGVQA from the coding sequence TTGAAGACTGAACAACTGCAAACTTACCGGGCAGCGGGATACCGCCTGCTGCCTGTCAAACGTACATATGACGGGGTGACGCTCGACCCGGCGGAAATTTACGAGCGCTTGGGCTGGCAAGGCAAGCATCATTTTTTGCTGGAGTCGGGCAAGATGGGCGACTTCTCGTTTGTCGGCGGGGAACCGTTCGCCACGCTGACCGCCAAAGACGGCCGGATCGAGTTCGTCCACGGCGAACACCGCGAGGAGCGCACAGGCGATCCGCTGGAGATGCTGCGCGAAAAAATGGCCTTGTTCCGCGCCCCGCGCCTGGCCGGCTTTCCGAAGCTGCGCGGGGGAGCGGTCGGGTTCTTGGCGTACGACACGGCACGCTATATCGAGCGCTTGCCGGAGCAGAGCCGGGATGACCTCGGGACGCCCGATCTGTATTTTGTTTTTGTGGACAAACTGTGTGTGATCGACCACCGGAATGGAACGGTGCATCTGATCGCCCATGCCGATCTGCAGGCGGAAGACGGACTGGCGCAGGCGGAAGCGTCCCTGGCGGAGATGGAGCAGAAACTGTTCCACGGCGCGTCGCAAGCGCCGCTTTTTCCCGTGCTCACCGCGCAGGAGGACTGGAGCTATTCCTTCTCGCAGGAAGCGTTCCAACAGGCGGTGCTGAACGTGCAGGAATACATCCGCCAAGGCGACGTGTTTCAAGTGAACCTCTCCGTGCGCCAAGGCCGGACGCTTGGCGCGGCGCCGTATGAGATCTATAAACATTTGCGAAAAATCAACCCGTCGCCGTACGCGAGCTATCTGCATTTCCCGGAGTTGCAGCTCGTGTCCTCATCGCCGGAGCTGCTGGTCAACGTGCTGCAAGGCGAATGCAACACCCGCCCGATCGCCGGCACCCGTCCGCGCACCGGCGATGCCGTGCAAGATCGGCAGGCGGTGGAGGAGCTGCGCAGCAACGAAAAAGAGATCGCCGAGCACATCATGCTGGTCGACTTGGAGCGCAACGATTTGGGGCGCGTCTGCCGCTATGGCTCGGTGGAAGTCAATGAGCTGATGGCGATCGAAGAGTATTCGCACGTTTTCCACATCGTCTCCAACGTGCGCGGGCAACTGGCAGACGGCCGCGACGCCTACGATGTGATCCGCGCAACGTTCCCCGGGGGCACGATCACCGGCGCACCGAAGATCCGCACGATGGAGATCATCGAAGAGCTGGAGCCGACCCGCCGCGGGATCTACACCGGGTCGATCGGCTGGATCGATTTTGACGGCGATATGGAACTGAACATCGTCATCCGCACCTTGCAGGTGCAGGACGGCAAAGGCTATGTGCAGGCGGGGGCGGGCATCGTGATCGATTCGGTGCCGGAGCGGGAATACCACGAATCCCTGCGCAAAGCCAAAGCGCTGTGGGTCGCGATTGAACAAGCGGAGCAAGCCGCGCAGAAAGGGGGCGTCCAGGCATGA